One Sodalinema gerasimenkoae IPPAS B-353 DNA segment encodes these proteins:
- a CDS encoding hybrid sensor histidine kinase/response regulator — MDDFSALIGTFIAESEDFLRSMEANLLAMESQSSVQEKQKQVQHLFRAAHSIKGSASMFGLTALSTAAHILEDCFGILRDRADLNQLDPEIINDLLSGVDILTQLLQKTHEKDTITPEDSQELLPIKQRLEAQYQAEDSSDSSSDDAFDVEESLNSSILRGIFEVEIPPLLTGLEQLFNQVNDDNLATTQAQIETYYQQLSGMVQLLNLPEVARQIDPLQDLFNQPDIPVDRLKDQGRAIVQTLETTRQELLGLNASPTPEADLEATVGANPEGVPEQNPSSNSPQASVPQQRPTIRVDVEYLTELVNWVGELVIHRTHLEVQQAQLRTEAKRIRRSLFELNLFGRDLRDEYDRLSVQPHASAITSGQNQGFDPLELDHYSEFHSTAQSVIETTQAIAQSSGRIDELSLQLDGNTEQIRRITDRLRSRVYNLRVVPFSRCVDHLPRALRELSRNHDKDVNLILLGRDTKLDESLVDALRDPLIQLVRNAFDHGIESPEERRQAGKPASGEIEIAASHQGGQTLITITDDGRGIDAKAIRQQAIANGLIDAEQAATLPLSDLYDFLFLPGFTTTTSTSQLSGRGVGLDVVSTNLRKIRGTLKIDSQPGQGTSFILKLPLMLSITNALLVRVDHQTLAVPLDSVEEILQIEGQHIQMVGSQAMLPWRDEFIRLTRLQDLLHYRVADTDEPSPDPLNQEYIPVLVLASAEGVLAIAVERLLGQQEIVVKPIPSPLLKPSGLVGSTILGDGSVVLIVDADDLITQVQPREIVEPLTVDAKIPTSSATPSPTTPPRILVVDDAYTIRQLLSVLLQRAQYRVDVAKDGQEALDKLTQGLPCDLVISDIEMPRMDGFELLQTLKVNPEFQHIPVAMLTSRSGNKHRQHALELGADQYFTKPYNENQFLEAIANLLNREPSPK, encoded by the coding sequence ATGGATGATTTCAGCGCGTTAATTGGCACGTTTATTGCTGAAAGCGAGGATTTTCTGCGCTCGATGGAGGCTAATCTCTTAGCCATGGAGAGTCAGAGTTCCGTTCAGGAGAAGCAAAAACAAGTCCAACACCTGTTCCGGGCCGCCCATTCTATTAAAGGGTCGGCCTCAATGTTTGGGCTGACGGCTCTCTCCACAGCCGCCCATATCCTCGAAGATTGTTTTGGCATTTTGCGCGATCGCGCTGACCTCAACCAACTCGATCCTGAAATCATTAATGACCTATTATCTGGGGTCGATATCCTCACACAATTATTACAAAAAACTCATGAAAAGGACACCATAACCCCCGAAGATAGTCAAGAGCTTCTGCCAATTAAACAGCGCCTTGAAGCTCAATATCAGGCTGAGGACTCCTCAGATTCATCCTCTGATGATGCCTTTGACGTCGAGGAATCACTCAATTCCAGTATTTTACGGGGCATTTTTGAGGTAGAAATCCCCCCTCTCTTGACAGGATTAGAACAGCTTTTTAACCAAGTTAATGATGATAACCTCGCCACAACTCAGGCGCAAATCGAGACCTATTATCAACAACTCTCGGGAATGGTACAACTGCTAAACTTGCCTGAGGTTGCCAGACAAATCGACCCCTTACAAGACCTCTTCAATCAGCCCGATATCCCGGTCGATCGCCTGAAAGACCAAGGACGGGCCATTGTCCAAACCTTAGAAACCACCCGTCAGGAGTTGTTAGGACTCAACGCCAGTCCTACCCCAGAGGCCGATTTAGAGGCAACTGTAGGGGCAAATCCAGAAGGAGTCCCTGAACAAAACCCCTCTAGCAACAGTCCCCAAGCCTCAGTACCCCAGCAACGACCCACCATTCGCGTTGATGTGGAATACCTGACGGAGTTAGTCAACTGGGTGGGGGAGTTAGTGATTCACCGGACTCATCTCGAAGTCCAACAAGCCCAACTGCGAACGGAAGCCAAACGGATTCGCCGCAGCTTATTTGAATTAAACCTATTTGGCCGCGATTTGCGAGATGAATACGATCGCCTCAGCGTTCAACCCCATGCCTCGGCCATCACCTCAGGACAAAACCAGGGGTTTGATCCCCTAGAACTCGACCACTATAGCGAGTTTCATAGCACCGCCCAATCGGTCATTGAGACGACCCAAGCCATCGCTCAATCTAGTGGCCGCATCGACGAACTCTCCCTACAACTCGACGGCAACACCGAGCAAATTCGCCGCATTACCGACCGACTGCGATCGCGGGTCTATAATCTGCGCGTGGTTCCCTTCAGCCGTTGCGTCGATCACCTCCCCAGGGCCTTACGGGAGTTGTCCCGCAACCATGACAAGGACGTGAACCTGATCCTTCTCGGACGAGACACCAAACTCGATGAAAGCCTCGTTGATGCCCTGCGCGATCCCCTCATTCAACTGGTTCGCAACGCCTTTGATCATGGCATCGAATCCCCAGAAGAACGGCGGCAAGCCGGGAAACCCGCCAGCGGCGAAATTGAAATTGCCGCCAGTCATCAAGGGGGACAAACCCTCATTACCATCACCGATGACGGACGGGGGATTGATGCCAAAGCCATCCGTCAACAGGCGATCGCCAACGGACTTATCGACGCAGAACAGGCAGCAACACTCCCCCTCAGCGACCTCTACGACTTTCTCTTTTTACCGGGGTTTACGACCACCACCAGCACCAGCCAACTCTCAGGACGGGGTGTGGGACTCGATGTTGTCAGTACCAACCTCCGTAAAATCCGAGGAACCCTCAAAATCGATTCCCAACCGGGCCAAGGGACAAGCTTTATCCTGAAGCTTCCCTTGATGTTATCCATCACCAATGCCCTTTTGGTGCGAGTTGACCATCAAACCCTGGCCGTTCCCCTCGATTCCGTCGAAGAAATTCTCCAAATTGAAGGTCAGCACATTCAAATGGTGGGCAGTCAAGCCATGTTACCCTGGCGTGATGAATTTATCCGTCTCACCCGCCTGCAAGACCTCCTCCATTATCGAGTTGCCGACACCGACGAACCCTCCCCCGATCCCCTCAATCAAGAGTATATTCCCGTCTTAGTTCTGGCCTCAGCCGAAGGGGTATTAGCGATCGCCGTTGAACGCCTACTCGGTCAACAAGAAATCGTCGTCAAACCCATCCCCTCACCCTTATTGAAGCCTTCAGGACTGGTCGGCAGCACGATTTTAGGCGATGGCAGTGTGGTTCTGATTGTGGATGCCGATGACCTGATTACCCAGGTGCAGCCCCGGGAGATCGTCGAACCCCTAACCGTGGATGCGAAGATCCCAACTTCATCAGCCACACCCTCACCAACAACTCCCCCGCGCATTTTGGTCGTGGACGATGCCTATACGATTCGCCAGTTACTCTCGGTCTTACTGCAACGTGCCCAGTACCGGGTAGACGTCGCCAAAGATGGGCAAGAGGCCCTCGACAAACTCACGCAAGGGTTACCCTGTGATTTGGTGATTTCTGATATTGAAATGCCAAGAATGGATGGTTTTGAACTATTGCAAACCCTCAAGGTAAATCCCGAGTTTCAGCATATTCCCGTGGCCATGCTTACCTCCCGCAGTGGGAACAAACATCGCCAACATGCCTTAGAGTTAGGGGCAGACCAGTATTTTACAAAACCCTATAATGAAAACCAATTCTTAGAGGCGATCGCCAACCTGTTAAACCGTGAACCATCACCAAAGTAG
- a CDS encoding methyl-accepting chemotaxis protein: MENTLTPWFSGACIPQADCLGSPLLIGLHLFSDALIGLTYLSLALILLYQIDKRLNQQDSFPHAGLLQLVAAFLILGGLTHFGALSHLWQPYNWLSGGLTALCALLSLYTAVKLLPRLPHALRFTPPETLDAEQAKSAEAIADAHQAHILLRGVIDNISDLIFIKDKNFRYLLANKALADGFGTTPADMYGKDDVEIGLSPKQIFGDPEQNISGFRTDDERVLRQGQPIHNSNDHATFADGVTHIFDTKKLPLHDDQGEIFAVLGVSRDITEAQAEKKALEDGQTRLFSILDGLPAFLYLQAADQSIKFANQQFQEKFGNEGRLPVPNPAGDRRSSTDPHPSLTVFDTQTSQTWEWHDPKTGQTYQIYDFPFTDTNGEQLVVEMGIDISDRKEVEAALQDANTRFDIVNAATNDGLWDMNIIDGNPSHSDNSIWYSQRLRHLVGYQDETDFPNYLDSWSNLLHPNDHDRVLDVFSQHISDRSGKTPYNVEYQMRCKNGEYRWYSAMGTTQRTEDGTPLRVAGSLRDITDRKQAEENLENIARERQAEAETLTQQVLKLLGEIKGAAKGDLTVKAEVSNDVLGAVADSFNYLISELRKVVNAIQQLAQQVTVSTGDSIASTNQLTQKARNQAQQLEEALEKIERMVNSIKDVSDVAQRAEQVAQNSAQTAEAGGVAVDRAVEGINELRRTIADTSKMMKRLGESSQQIGKIVTSISQIASQTNLLALNATIEAARAGEQGLGFAVVAEEVRKLAERSASATEEISDIVGTIQAEIGRVMEAMETGTQEVVEGTELAAQAKTHLVDIIQVSRDMNRLIQNITRASGKQVAFAEEISSTMTDVSQIADSTAENADDVTTTLDGLSVSVGQLQKSVAKFQS; the protein is encoded by the coding sequence ATGGAAAACACGTTAACCCCATGGTTCTCAGGAGCCTGTATCCCCCAAGCCGACTGTTTAGGTTCCCCGCTTCTGATTGGGTTACATCTATTCTCCGATGCCCTAATTGGCCTGACCTATCTGAGCCTTGCCCTAATCCTCCTCTATCAGATTGATAAACGCCTGAATCAACAAGACAGCTTCCCCCATGCCGGATTGTTGCAACTTGTAGCTGCCTTTCTCATCCTGGGAGGGTTAACCCATTTTGGCGCCCTAAGCCACCTCTGGCAGCCCTACAACTGGCTCTCAGGAGGTCTCACGGCCCTATGCGCCCTCCTTTCCCTCTACACCGCCGTTAAACTGCTGCCCCGTCTTCCCCACGCTCTGCGCTTCACCCCTCCCGAAACCCTCGACGCTGAGCAAGCGAAGTCCGCCGAGGCGATCGCCGACGCCCACCAGGCTCACATCCTCCTCAGAGGCGTGATCGATAACATCTCCGATTTAATTTTTATTAAAGACAAAAACTTTCGCTATCTCCTCGCCAACAAAGCCCTTGCCGATGGCTTCGGCACAACACCAGCAGACATGTATGGAAAAGACGACGTAGAAATCGGCTTGTCTCCAAAACAAATCTTCGGCGACCCTGAACAAAATATCAGCGGCTTCCGGACGGACGATGAACGGGTATTGCGACAGGGGCAACCGATTCACAACTCCAACGATCATGCCACCTTTGCCGATGGCGTAACCCATATTTTTGATACCAAAAAGTTACCCTTGCATGATGACCAGGGAGAGATTTTTGCTGTCCTGGGAGTATCCCGAGATATCACCGAAGCCCAAGCCGAAAAAAAAGCCCTAGAAGATGGACAAACCCGCCTGTTTAGCATTCTCGACGGTCTTCCCGCCTTTTTGTATTTACAAGCGGCCGATCAGTCTATCAAATTTGCTAACCAGCAATTTCAGGAAAAATTTGGCAACGAGGGTCGGTTACCGGTTCCAAACCCTGCCGGCGATCGTCGCTCCTCCACTGACCCTCACCCGAGCTTAACGGTCTTTGACACCCAAACCTCGCAAACCTGGGAATGGCATGACCCCAAAACGGGACAAACCTATCAAATCTATGACTTTCCCTTCACCGACACCAACGGCGAACAATTGGTCGTAGAAATGGGAATTGACATCAGCGATCGCAAAGAAGTCGAAGCCGCCCTACAAGATGCCAACACCCGGTTTGACATTGTCAACGCCGCCACCAATGATGGCTTGTGGGACATGAACATCATTGATGGTAATCCCTCCCACTCCGACAATTCTATTTGGTACTCTCAACGGCTGCGTCATCTGGTTGGCTATCAAGATGAAACAGATTTCCCCAATTACCTAGACAGTTGGAGTAATCTGTTGCATCCCAACGATCACGATCGCGTTCTCGATGTTTTCAGCCAACATATCAGCGATCGCAGCGGAAAAACCCCCTACAACGTCGAATACCAAATGCGCTGCAAAAACGGTGAATACCGTTGGTACAGTGCCATGGGAACCACCCAACGCACCGAAGACGGAACCCCGCTGCGGGTGGCCGGTTCCTTGCGAGATATCACCGATCGCAAACAAGCCGAAGAAAACCTAGAAAACATTGCCCGAGAACGGCAAGCCGAAGCCGAAACCCTCACCCAGCAAGTCTTGAAACTCCTAGGAGAAATTAAAGGTGCAGCCAAAGGGGATCTCACCGTCAAAGCCGAAGTGAGCAATGATGTTCTCGGGGCCGTTGCCGACTCCTTCAACTATCTCATTAGCGAACTCCGCAAAGTCGTCAACGCCATCCAACAACTGGCCCAACAAGTCACCGTCAGCACCGGGGACTCCATCGCCAGCACCAATCAACTCACCCAAAAAGCCCGCAACCAAGCCCAACAACTCGAAGAAGCCCTCGAAAAAATCGAGCGGATGGTGAATTCCATCAAAGATGTCTCCGACGTAGCCCAACGGGCCGAACAAGTTGCCCAAAACTCCGCCCAAACCGCTGAAGCTGGGGGTGTTGCCGTTGATCGAGCCGTCGAAGGCATCAACGAACTGCGGCGCACCATTGCCGATACCTCCAAGATGATGAAACGCCTCGGAGAATCCTCCCAACAAATCGGCAAAATCGTCACCTCCATCTCCCAGATTGCCTCCCAAACCAATCTACTGGCCCTCAACGCCACCATCGAAGCCGCCCGGGCCGGGGAACAGGGTTTAGGCTTTGCTGTCGTCGCCGAGGAAGTCCGCAAACTCGCCGAACGGTCTGCTAGTGCCACTGAAGAAATCTCCGACATTGTCGGGACGATTCAAGCCGAAATTGGTCGCGTCATGGAAGCCATGGAAACGGGAACCCAGGAAGTTGTCGAGGGAACAGAACTCGCGGCCCAAGCCAAAACTCATTTAGTGGATATTATCCAGGTCAGCCGCGATATGAATCGCCTGATTCAAAACATTACCCGGGCCAGTGGCAAACAAGTGGCCTTTGCCGAGGAGATTTCCAGCACCATGACCGATGTGAGTCAAATCGCCGACAGCACCGCCGAAAATGCCGACGATGTCACCACGACCCTTGATGGTCTTTCGGTGTCCGTCGGACAGTTACAAAAATCTGTGGCCAAGTTTCAAAGTTAG
- a CDS encoding chemotaxis protein CheW: MPSETHPGPHVSPPSQRTVKAQFVIFCQHQSRFAIALTSVREVLRLSDQRVTPVPNSPNFVLGLTNLRGEILAVADFGKFLGLTPVDRSHSEGRILVVEAANVQDPNRSLTALGLAVSHVETVVALDPNEMRSAAEASAELVPFLQGLYNHQGHLISVIDIEAIATCRRW; encoded by the coding sequence ATGCCGTCTGAGACTCACCCTGGCCCCCACGTCAGCCCCCCTTCGCAACGAACGGTGAAGGCGCAGTTTGTCATTTTTTGTCAACATCAAAGCCGCTTCGCCATTGCCCTAACCTCCGTTCGCGAAGTCTTGCGCCTGAGTGATCAGCGAGTCACCCCAGTTCCCAATAGTCCAAACTTTGTCCTAGGACTCACCAATCTGCGAGGAGAAATTCTCGCCGTTGCCGATTTTGGCAAATTTCTCGGACTCACGCCTGTGGACCGTAGCCATAGCGAGGGTCGCATCTTAGTCGTCGAGGCGGCAAACGTCCAAGACCCCAACCGCTCCCTGACTGCGTTGGGGTTAGCCGTCTCTCACGTTGAAACCGTGGTCGCCTTAGACCCCAACGAGATGCGATCGGCCGCCGAAGCCAGTGCCGAACTTGTCCCCTTCTTACAGGGACTCTACAACCATCAGGGCCATCTCATCAGCGTTATTGACATCGAGGCGATCGCCACCTGTCGCCGTTGGTAA
- a CDS encoding response regulator transcription factor, with the protein MTTILVVDDVESERAVMSSILEDEGWTVQRASDGDEAIAQIRSHPPDLVVLDVIMPRMNGFEVIRELRANPKTQTLPVIFCSQKNTDIDRSWGSELGADAYLGKPFAGQQLVEIIERLLSGSRR; encoded by the coding sequence ATGACAACCATCTTAGTCGTTGACGACGTAGAAAGTGAACGCGCTGTCATGAGTAGCATTCTTGAGGATGAGGGCTGGACCGTTCAACGAGCCAGTGATGGCGATGAGGCGATCGCCCAGATCCGCTCTCATCCCCCGGATTTGGTAGTCCTAGATGTGATCATGCCCCGTATGAATGGTTTTGAGGTCATCCGAGAACTGCGGGCCAACCCCAAAACCCAAACCCTTCCTGTGATCTTTTGTAGCCAGAAAAATACCGACATCGATCGCAGTTGGGGAAGCGAGTTAGGGGCAGATGCCTACCTGGGTAAACCCTTTGCAGGTCAACAACTCGTTGAAATTATCGAACGCCTACTCTCAGGATCTCGTCGCTGA
- a CDS encoding response regulator has translation MPSHQTVKAKILAVDDSPSMQGMIQQTLEQHYQVLMAGNTVEALGKLYHEGIDLMLLDISMPGVDGLELCRILRKSPQFKSLPIIILTARDGASDQMEGRLAGATHYLTKPFDPEQLRQTIARILKAQKPAR, from the coding sequence ATGCCGTCCCATCAAACTGTGAAAGCCAAGATCCTGGCCGTCGATGATAGTCCATCGATGCAAGGAATGATTCAACAAACCCTGGAACAGCACTATCAGGTTCTCATGGCCGGTAACACCGTCGAAGCCTTGGGGAAGTTGTATCATGAGGGGATTGACCTAATGTTGCTCGATATCTCCATGCCGGGGGTGGACGGTTTAGAATTGTGTAGAATTCTCCGAAAATCGCCCCAATTCAAGAGCTTACCAATTATTATACTAACGGCACGGGATGGTGCATCGGATCAGATGGAAGGGCGTTTAGCCGGCGCAACCCACTATCTGACCAAGCCTTTTGATCCAGAACAGCTGCGACAAACCATTGCTAGGATTTTAAAAGCCCAGAAGCCAGCCCGCTAA
- the arfB gene encoding alternative ribosome rescue aminoacyl-tRNA hydrolase ArfB, which produces MLQISNKTSIPMSEIEMTAIRSGGSGGQNVNKVASAIQLRFDINASSMSPIHKSRLLKMRDRRITKDGVIVIKAQTHRTQEQNREDALNRLQKLLKSATVTRPKRKPTKPSRSSKRKRIEQKKQRGQLKARRKNVKIPD; this is translated from the coding sequence ATGTTACAAATCTCTAATAAAACCAGCATCCCGATGAGTGAAATCGAGATGACCGCCATCCGTTCCGGTGGTTCCGGGGGGCAAAACGTCAATAAAGTCGCCTCCGCCATTCAACTGCGATTTGACATCAACGCCTCATCCATGTCACCGATTCACAAATCGCGGTTGCTGAAGATGCGCGATCGCCGTATCACCAAAGATGGCGTGATTGTCATTAAAGCCCAAACCCACCGCACCCAAGAGCAGAACCGAGAGGATGCCCTCAATCGATTGCAAAAACTTCTCAAAAGTGCCACCGTTACCCGCCCCAAACGTAAACCCACCAAACCTTCCCGGAGTTCCAAGCGCAAGCGAATCGAGCAGAAGAAGCAACGGGGTCAACTGAAAGCTCGTCGCAAAAACGTTAAAATACCTGATTAG
- a CDS encoding CHAT domain-containing protein, translating into MTVQCDELWSFTELVALSACQTALQTYRDQDAIAGMAYLWERAGARSVMATLWSVDDRATQELMSEFYRLEIEEGLTKVEALRQVKLQQAHRHPYFWSPLVLIGDPR; encoded by the coding sequence ATGACGGTGCAATGTGATGAACTTTGGTCGTTTACGGAATTAGTGGCATTAAGTGCTTGTCAAACGGCATTGCAGACCTATCGAGATCAGGATGCGATCGCTGGGATGGCTTATCTCTGGGAACGAGCGGGAGCGCGATCGGTTATGGCAACATTATGGTCAGTGGATGATAGGGCAACGCAGGAGTTAATGAGTGAATTTTATCGTCTTGAAATTGAGGAAGGATTGACAAAAGTCGAGGCTTTACGTCAAGTTAAGTTACAACAGGCTCACCGTCATCCTTATTTTTGGTCGCCTTTGGTGTTAATTGGTGATCCTCGCTAG
- a CDS encoding IS1/IS1595 family N-terminal zinc-binding domain-containing protein: protein MPHCPDCNSKRTVKNGHIHTGKQRYLCRNCGRQFVKNPTNKVIDTPTRELIDRLLLERIPMAGIARAVQVSEQWLQDYVNCKAAQTHRQVAVSPKKKGR, encoded by the coding sequence ATGCCTCACTGCCCTGATTGCAATTCTAAGCGAACCGTCAAAAATGGCCACATCCACACGGGCAAGCAACGGTATCTATGCCGTAACTGTGGTCGTCAGTTTGTCAAAAACCCAACCAATAAGGTCATCGACACCCCGACTCGCGAACTCATTGACCGGCTCTTGCTAGAACGCATCCCGATGGCTGGAATTGCCCGGGCGGTTCAGGTGTCTGAGCAATGGCTGCAAGACTATGTCAACTGTAAAGCCGCCCAGACACACAGGCAAGTCGCTGTCAGTCCAAAAAAAAAGGGCCGATGA
- a CDS encoding AAA family ATPase has protein sequence MNPFDSTTFRPGNFWHDDTSQAASIQGIHQEIVAGVSQVLAQVQSDRRSRTLVLSGDSGSGKSFLLGRLKQTLNPQAFFAYIGPWPESDYIWRHTLRYTIDSLTCIPEGEHQSQLLLWLKSLSAFRDEGLLKKVIGERHLFVHNFKASYPSGIYNANEFFSILYHLTNPELYPLACDWLKGDDLDPESLKLLNVRSSIETEHQAQNILGNFGRIATATQPIVLCFDNLDNVDRSDRGYIDLQALFNVNSIIHNQKLKNFLVIISIITDTWRENSPHVQPADLARVDQEFHLRPVDMTAAIALWERRILPLHQQADPPIPSPLYPLSEQELHRKFPGNQALPRSVLMAGRQAFQNAKLQLQDQAEAVQEVDELAAFQLVWEKELAKSHKTVREIRQFSAPELMKMLREALTALNVTGVEPKLLNSPTYSRYSLSFYWSLTLGRIGVIWIEEPNLNSFCRVMKSCQEALRKNTCQYLYLIRAENLGVPKNKGYRYYQSLFVDSIHKHIIPQLESLQILAAYHELVNAAEAGDLLVGDRVIDYEDLKDLVVRSEVLQQCRLLQNLGVFERNFGSLLPSQRPDVPQTQESQLRERLKEYLFALVKTQQLVGRTVLMESTRSQFPDITPEGIDGAIGVLCDEGAIVILNPESNAQEQLITVNP, from the coding sequence GTGAATCCTTTTGACTCGACCACGTTTCGACCCGGTAATTTTTGGCATGATGACACCAGCCAGGCGGCCAGCATCCAGGGGATTCATCAAGAGATTGTGGCTGGGGTGTCTCAAGTATTGGCCCAGGTTCAAAGCGATCGCCGCAGTCGGACGTTGGTTCTCTCGGGGGATTCGGGGTCAGGAAAAAGCTTTCTGCTAGGGCGTTTAAAACAAACTCTAAATCCCCAAGCTTTTTTTGCCTATATTGGTCCTTGGCCCGAAAGTGACTATATCTGGCGACATACGTTGCGCTATACCATTGATAGTTTAACTTGTATTCCTGAGGGGGAACACCAATCTCAGTTATTATTATGGCTGAAGAGTTTATCAGCATTTCGGGATGAAGGCTTACTCAAAAAAGTGATTGGGGAGCGTCATTTATTTGTCCATAATTTCAAGGCCAGCTATCCTTCAGGGATTTATAATGCCAATGAGTTTTTTAGTATTCTCTATCATTTAACCAATCCTGAACTCTATCCCTTGGCTTGTGATTGGCTCAAGGGGGATGACTTAGATCCCGAGAGTTTGAAACTGTTGAATGTTCGCAGTTCCATTGAGACGGAACATCAGGCCCAAAACATTTTAGGGAACTTCGGCCGTATTGCCACCGCCACCCAGCCGATTGTGCTGTGTTTTGACAACTTGGATAATGTCGATCGCAGCGATCGCGGCTATATTGACTTGCAAGCCTTGTTTAACGTCAATTCCATCATCCACAATCAGAAACTGAAGAACTTTCTGGTCATTATTAGCATTATTACTGATACTTGGCGAGAAAATTCGCCCCATGTTCAACCGGCGGACTTAGCGCGAGTGGATCAGGAATTTCATTTACGGCCCGTGGATATGACGGCGGCGATCGCCCTGTGGGAACGTCGAATTTTGCCCCTCCATCAACAAGCCGATCCCCCCATTCCCTCCCCTCTTTATCCCCTCTCTGAACAGGAATTACACCGCAAGTTTCCGGGAAATCAAGCCCTACCCCGTTCCGTCTTGATGGCGGGACGACAGGCGTTTCAGAATGCCAAACTTCAGCTTCAGGATCAGGCAGAGGCGGTTCAAGAGGTAGATGAACTGGCGGCGTTTCAGTTGGTTTGGGAAAAGGAATTAGCCAAGTCTCACAAAACCGTCCGAGAAATTCGTCAATTTTCCGCCCCAGAATTGATGAAAATGTTACGGGAAGCCTTGACGGCGTTAAATGTGACTGGGGTTGAACCCAAGTTATTAAATAGTCCCACCTATAGCCGCTATTCCTTAAGTTTTTATTGGTCGTTAACTTTGGGACGAATTGGCGTAATTTGGATTGAGGAACCGAATCTAAACAGTTTTTGTCGGGTGATGAAGTCCTGTCAGGAGGCATTGCGTAAGAATACCTGTCAATATCTCTATTTGATTCGGGCGGAGAACTTAGGGGTTCCCAAGAATAAAGGCTATCGCTACTATCAGTCCTTATTTGTGGATTCGATTCACAAACATATTATTCCGCAATTGGAGTCCTTGCAGATTCTCGCCGCCTATCATGAATTGGTGAATGCTGCTGAGGCGGGGGATTTGCTGGTGGGCGATCGTGTGATTGACTATGAAGATTTAAAAGACTTAGTAGTGAGGTCAGAAGTATTACAACAATGCCGGTTGTTGCAAAATCTTGGGGTCTTTGAGCGCAATTTTGGTAGTTTGTTACCATCACAGCGTCCCGATGTACCTCAGACCCAAGAATCACAGTTACGGGAACGGTTGAAAGAGTATCTATTTGCCTTGGTTAAAACTCAGCAATTGGTGGGGAGAACGGTGTTAATGGAGAGTACGCGATCGCAGTTTCCAGATATAACCCCAGAGGGAATTGATGGGGCGATCGGGGTACTCTGTGATGAGGGGGCGATCGTGATTCTCAATCCCGAATCCAACGCCCAGGAACAGTTAATTACGGTGAACCCCTAA